From Mercenaria mercenaria strain notata chromosome 17, MADL_Memer_1, whole genome shotgun sequence, the proteins below share one genomic window:
- the LOC123536430 gene encoding uncharacterized protein LOC123536430, whose translation MLSEIINMNYLVVLLMLLWIGFTYACTCAPRSEAEMFCSPYTKFGALVKTKDDGNTNTSIVRRMRRYKIRTVEMFKSGTNKVNKNVIFTNLNSAGCGVTLEAHTYYVLTGDVIDLNKGKKKPGSKAKKNRMKVSICDLVKKVNPPECPSLDDMKPSLTNYKPEP comes from the exons ATGCTTTCAGAGATAATAAACATGAACTATTTGGTTGTTCTTCTGATGTTGTTATGGATAGGGTTTACTTATGCGTGCACGTGTGCTCCTCGTTCTGAAGCAGAAATGTTCTGTAGCCCTTATACTAAATTTG GTGCTTTGGTTAAAACTAAGGACGATGGTAACACTAATACAAGTATTGTTAGACGTATGAGGAGGTACAAGATAAGAACTGTGGAAATGTTCAAA AGTGGCACGAATAAAGTGAACAAGAACGTTATATTTACGAATTTAAACAGTGCTGGATGTGGCGTCACGTTGGAAGCTCACACGTATTATGTCCTCACAG GTGACGTGATCGATTTGAATAAAGGTAAAAAGAAACCTGGGagcaaagcaaagaaaaatagAATGAAGGTCTCAATTTGCGACTTGGTGAAGAAAGTAAACCCACCAGAGTGCCCTAGTCTTGATGATATGAAACCGAGCTTGACAAACTACAAGCCAGAACCTTAA
- the LOC123536431 gene encoding metalloproteinase inhibitor 2-like: protein MQLLILFVLLTITGLSSACSCIDTSVHEKYCKADFAVLVKVLNNGRVSGMNRIYRIKLEATYRSNVYGSVDKRQIFTATNSAACGVILQRGYYYILTGYYRTIDGARRMKTGLCDIQQRFDRNPKRFYRPPNCNGIYFPNRMST from the exons ATGCAGCTGTTGATACTTTTTGTTCTATTAACAATTACAGGACTGTCCAGTGCATGTTCATGTATTGATACATCGGTacatgaaaagtattgcaaagcTGATTTTG CGGTTCTTGTGAAGGTGCTAAACAATGGACGTGTTAGTGGTATGAATAGAATCTACAGAATTAAACTCGAAGCTACATATAGATCGAAT GTGTATGGAAGTGTGGACAAACGCCAGATATTCACTGCAACAAACAGTGCTGCTTGTGGTGTTATCTTACAACGAGGATATTACTATATCCTGACAG GGTATTACCGAACGATCGACGGAGCAAGAAGAATGAAAACTGGACTGTGTGACATACAACAGCGGTTTGACAGGAACCCTAAAAGATTTTACAGACCGCCGAATTGTAATG GGATCTACTTTCCTAATCGGATGTCAACATAG
- the LOC123536319 gene encoding tissue inhibitor of metalloproteinase-like, with protein MKYLAVLLVSSWLGYAYACSCAPEPQEDIFCRADYGFLVKTKDNGTIDGYYKKFGIELIENYKTQLGKRNLKFLYTGKDGGMCGVNLKKDTYYILTGNYATIQDANGKKKKRMTIGLCGFRKEFSPPTCNARKET; from the exons ATGAAATATTTGGCTGTACTGCTCGTTTCTTCGTGGCTAGGATACGCATATGCATGCTCCTGTGCTCCTGAGCCACAGGAGGACATATTTTGTAGGGCAGATTATG GCTTTCTGGTTAAAACAAAGGACAATGGAACTATCGATGGATATTACAAGAAGTTTGGAATAGAACttattgaaaattacaaaacacag CTTGGAAAAAGAAACTTGAAGTTCCTGTACACAGGTAAAGATGGTGGTATGTGTGGCGTGAATTTGAAGAAAGACACGTATTACATTCTCACAG GCAACTACGCCACGATCCAAGACGcaaatggaaagaaaaagaaaaggatGACGATAGGATTGTGTGGCTTTCGGAAGGAATTCAGTCCTCCAACCTGCAATGCAAGGAAAGAAACATAG
- the LOC123536982 gene encoding uncharacterized protein LOC123536982 produces the protein MLKYIIFLCVSFNAVSTVSGCRCGLSELERFCTNDYAIIAKVTKETKVGNELEYQITQVKCLKPHVEDPSVIRDKVYASTDPAACSTTLDKGFTYLLSGKYRKNGSGHKEQFLGNCKIARKLTKSDVKTYKAPQCLQ, from the exons atgctgaaatatattatttttctctGTGTTAGTTTTAATGCTGTAAGCACAGTGTCAGGATGCAGGTGTGGACTAAGTGAACTTGAGCGATTTTGTACAAATGATTACG CAATAATAGCGAAAGTGACCAAAGAAACGAAAGTCGGCAATGAACTGGAATATCAAATCACTCAAGTTAAGTGCCTCAAGCCACAT GTCGAGGATCCATCCGTGATTCGTGACAAAGTTTATGCGTCAACAGATCCGGCGGCCTGTAGTACGACTTTGGATAAAGGCTTCACATATCTTCTATCTG GCAAGTATCGTAAAAATGGAAGTGGACATAAAGAGCAGTTTCTTGGTAACTGTAAGATCGCAAGAAAATTAACCAAGTCTGACGTTAAGACATACAAAGCGCCCCAATGCTTACAATGA